The following proteins come from a genomic window of Panicum hallii strain FIL2 chromosome 8, PHallii_v3.1, whole genome shotgun sequence:
- the LOC112903022 gene encoding horcolin-like produces MRGPVAPRLRSIILHHSISGIHSLACEYSLAGDEAAANRIRTAGPWGRHQSAELHRSTIKLSAGEHVTAVEGTIGRFGGVPDLVITSLTFRSSTGRTYGPYGNTAAAGTPLFSLPVADGAGIVGFWGRSGWLLDAIGVYVKPSSSIVKPGRLQDRQYTTMDMMK; encoded by the exons ATGCGCGGCCCCGTCGCTCCTCGCCTCCGTAGCATCATCTTGCACCACTCCATCAGTGGCATCCACTCCTTGGCCTGCGAGTACTCCCTCGCCGGAGATGAAGCAGCAGCCAACCGAATCCGAACGGCGGGTCCGTGGGGCCGCCACCAATCCGCCGAGTTACATCGTTCCACG ATCAAGCTGTCTGCCGGCGAGCATGTCACTGCAGTGGAGGGCACGATCGGGCGTTTCGGAGGCGTCCCCGATCTTGTCATCACCTCGCTGACGTTCCGCAGCAGCACCGGCAGGACGTACGGGCCGTACGGcaacacggcggcggcgggaacgccATTATTCTCTCTGCCGGTTGCGGACGGCGCCGGCATCGTCGGCTTCTGGGGACGCTCCGGATGGCTTCTTGATGCCATTGGGGTCTACGTCAAGCCAAGCTCCTCGATCGTCAAACCCGGCCGGCTACAAGATCGACAATACACCACCATGGATATGATGAAATAA